A genomic segment from Treponema sp. Marseille-Q3903 encodes:
- a CDS encoding site-specific integrase yields MRQFYLGKTSSGYYKAYFIDPVTGIRDYGKSTGTKDKLEAAVIANEWLKNGKPAAHANSRKLKSDDSILVPTSLKSFVDRLSESDAKTVVAMLSEKFGFDSPVLSQKTLELGKPVVEALAPVSSPVQASAPTPSESPKPKKVIVIKKSADGKMKLVKNEKPALKDCASFVSSIGLTPDGKHLLCANLESFWDYDTSVFIKRQLDRGHSLSKKYAFCMKAFVRNYWRPYFGDDMCIEDLTVPELDDFLFYLHDVKELASETINKNINCVNRCLNWLAKQQKITVNPVASVERFKVDADERDIPTETEIRRLLALNLENNTAKLAFKVAAFYGLRAGEISGIRVCDIDVVGDMLHVRHSFSEMDGLKTTKNKEVRDLPIEHSIALQLMNQARRNPEYGDLSYVFWSVKNHKMPITPGYYGDCFYKALEEIGVSELVRKERNIVLHSLRHFCCTMLKQKADKELVMQIMGHKSFTMTDHYSDHETQEKFENMRTVISSAWEKYLTA; encoded by the coding sequence GTGCGTCAGTTTTATCTTGGTAAGACTAGCTCTGGTTATTACAAGGCCTATTTTATTGACCCTGTAACTGGTATCCGCGATTACGGAAAGAGTACGGGCACGAAAGACAAGCTTGAAGCTGCGGTTATTGCAAACGAATGGCTTAAGAACGGTAAGCCTGCTGCCCACGCTAATTCCCGTAAATTAAAATCCGACGATTCTATTCTTGTTCCGACTTCCTTGAAAAGCTTTGTAGACCGGCTTTCTGAAAGTGACGCAAAGACTGTTGTTGCTATGCTTTCTGAGAAGTTTGGTTTTGATTCTCCTGTCCTTTCTCAAAAGACTTTGGAGCTTGGAAAACCTGTGGTTGAGGCTCTTGCTCCTGTTTCTTCTCCTGTGCAGGCTTCGGCTCCTACTCCTTCTGAAAGTCCTAAGCCAAAAAAAGTTATTGTGATTAAAAAGTCCGCTGACGGAAAAATGAAGCTTGTGAAGAACGAAAAACCGGCTCTTAAAGATTGCGCAAGTTTTGTGTCAAGCATTGGTTTGACTCCTGACGGCAAGCATCTTCTCTGTGCTAACCTTGAGAGCTTTTGGGATTATGATACTTCTGTGTTTATTAAAAGGCAGCTGGACCGCGGACATTCGCTTTCGAAAAAGTATGCCTTTTGCATGAAGGCTTTTGTACGTAATTACTGGAGGCCTTATTTTGGCGATGATATGTGCATCGAGGATTTGACGGTTCCGGAGCTGGATGACTTTTTGTTTTATCTTCATGACGTAAAAGAGCTTGCAAGTGAGACGATTAATAAAAATATAAACTGTGTAAACCGCTGTTTGAACTGGCTTGCTAAGCAGCAGAAAATTACTGTGAATCCGGTTGCAAGTGTTGAGCGCTTTAAGGTGGATGCGGATGAGCGCGATATTCCGACTGAGACTGAGATTCGAAGGCTGCTTGCTCTGAACTTGGAAAACAATACTGCAAAGCTTGCCTTTAAGGTTGCGGCATTCTACGGCTTACGTGCCGGTGAAATCAGCGGGATTCGTGTCTGCGATATTGATGTTGTTGGAGATATGCTTCATGTTCGCCACAGCTTTAGCGAGATGGACGGCTTGAAGACTACGAAAAACAAAGAGGTTCGGGATTTACCGATTGAGCATTCTATTGCCTTACAGCTTATGAACCAGGCTAGACGGAATCCTGAGTATGGCGATTTGAGTTATGTCTTCTGGTCTGTAAAGAATCATAAAATGCCGATTACTCCGGGCTATTACGGCGACTGTTTTTATAAAGCCCTGGAAGAGATTGGAGTCAGCGAGTTGGTTCGTAAGGAGAGAAACATTGTATTACACAGTCTGCGTCACTTCTGCTGTACGATGTTGAAGCAGAAGGCTGATAAAGAGCTTGTAATGCAGATTATGGGCCATAAATCCTTTACTATGACGGACCACTACTCTGATCATGAGACTCAGGAGAAGTTTGAAAATATGCGTACAGTTATTTCGAGTGCCTGGGAAAAGTATCTTACGGCCTAG
- a CDS encoding DUF5718 family protein → MNILYTKTIPSFGIAGNFTGHLEQAGEASDFVNIKSEQNAPKAIFPTYIPNSKTAPSFLSIFPFHTTKIIFPKGEKKVQIEPECALIFDARWENNKLIELTPTLFGASNDCSIRRENAPKISVKKNWGEASKGFAERLIPLDNFTSQGVLNKYRISSFLIRNNDVHIYGEDSAVRDYSYIYDKLTEWMLDKFNNQKDEGPAEEIHKYLLDCEHPKKIMVSIGATRYTQWGKNNFLQNGDVAAIILYPEDEYTQERIISLVKSGKINDERVSALIQQVVL, encoded by the coding sequence ATGAATATACTTTACACAAAAACAATTCCATCTTTCGGCATTGCGGGAAATTTTACAGGACATCTTGAACAGGCGGGAGAGGCTTCCGACTTTGTAAATATAAAATCAGAGCAAAATGCACCGAAAGCGATTTTTCCGACTTACATTCCAAACTCAAAAACTGCACCGTCTTTTTTGAGCATTTTTCCATTTCATACTACAAAGATAATTTTTCCTAAAGGAGAGAAAAAAGTCCAGATAGAGCCGGAATGTGCTCTGATTTTCGATGCGAGATGGGAAAATAACAAACTTATCGAGCTCACGCCGACTCTGTTCGGAGCTTCAAATGACTGTTCAATCCGCAGGGAAAATGCTCCTAAAATCAGTGTAAAAAAAAATTGGGGTGAAGCTTCAAAAGGGTTCGCAGAAAGATTGATTCCTCTCGACAATTTTACTTCTCAAGGAGTTTTGAACAAATATAGAATCTCAAGTTTTTTAATACGAAACAACGATGTCCATATTTACGGTGAAGACAGTGCAGTCCGCGACTATAGCTATATATACGATAAGCTCACTGAATGGATGCTTGATAAATTCAACAATCAGAAAGACGAAGGTCCTGCGGAAGAAATTCATAAATATCTTTTAGATTGCGAACATCCAAAAAAAATTATGGTTTCAATCGGGGCAACTCGCTATACGCAGTGGGGAAAAAATAACTTTCTTCAAAACGGGGATGTTGCGGCAATTATCTTGTATCCCGAAGATGAATATACACAAGAGCGGATAATTTCTCTCGTAAAATCGGGAAAAATCAATGACGAGCGTGTTTCAGCATTGATTCAGCAAGTTGTACTATAG
- a CDS encoding DUF58 domain-containing protein: MLYKKIKIERNVSEVKLSCGETAEITFTIKNFSRLTAHLCYFFDEIPYVYVFEDANQIITSLKGRELKYVTYKIKARERGIYHAGPVKVKTGDPLGLFQIDMEVPADLKIVVRPARIKLTTETQPGFPQGNLKINNPVYEDVTMRRSIREYKNGDEQKRINWRASAKFGTLFTNQFENSYNSPFFIFLNIAKEDYELHSRNYNIEKAIEIAASIAEKAIFYRQRCGFSAFAEGYPFLRPTPNSALTILDILSVIKPIDGKCGYDPYMKFKNQLPAGTLFFEIGPKEVEEYFLKLAADKHINTKNIGALKKNGK, translated from the coding sequence ATGTTGTATAAAAAAATTAAAATCGAAAGAAACGTCTCGGAAGTAAAACTTTCATGCGGTGAAACTGCCGAAATCACTTTTACGATTAAAAATTTTTCAAGGTTGACGGCGCATCTGTGTTATTTTTTTGATGAAATACCATACGTTTATGTTTTTGAAGATGCCAATCAAATAATTACAAGTTTGAAAGGCAGAGAATTAAAATACGTAACTTATAAGATAAAAGCACGAGAAAGAGGCATATATCACGCAGGGCCTGTGAAAGTCAAAACTGGAGATCCTCTAGGATTGTTTCAAATCGATATGGAAGTTCCTGCCGACTTAAAAATTGTTGTACGTCCGGCGCGCATTAAACTTACAACAGAGACTCAGCCTGGTTTTCCGCAGGGAAATCTAAAAATCAACAATCCCGTTTACGAAGATGTCACAATGCGCCGCTCGATTCGCGAATACAAAAACGGCGATGAACAAAAACGAATCAATTGGCGTGCAAGCGCAAAGTTTGGCACACTTTTTACAAATCAGTTTGAAAACTCCTACAACTCACCTTTTTTTATCTTTCTAAATATTGCAAAAGAAGATTACGAACTTCATTCTAGAAATTACAACATCGAAAAAGCTATTGAAATTGCAGCGAGCATAGCGGAAAAAGCAATTTTCTACAGACAAAGATGTGGGTTTTCCGCATTTGCAGAAGGTTATCCGTTTTTGCGACCGACTCCCAACAGTGCACTGACAATTCTTGACATTTTGTCTGTGATAAAACCAATAGACGGAAAATGCGGATACGATCCATACATGAAATTTAAAAATCAGCTTCCGGCAGGAACACTTTTTTTTGAAATCGGACCAAAAGAAGTTGAAGAATATTTTCTAAAGCTTGCAGCAGACAAACATATAAATACAAAAAATATCGGGGCATTGAAGAAAAATGGAAAATAG
- a CDS encoding monomeric [FeFe] hydrogenase yields the protein MMNINNNANNVKRELLVRLAKLQLEGKLDSREINKIPTLMRPARSTPIGCCIPHDRELLRMRILAKMGISVENYNDLNDLDEYASEALKREKPTWPMITVLHEACNGCVKQNFMVTNACQGCFARPCMVNCPKKAIHIVHHAHIDADKCTHCGLCEQNCPYHAIIRITVPCEAACPVGAISKGEDGHEVIDFHKCIYCGKCMQECPFGAMMDKSQLVDVIKHIMNGENVVALYAPSIASQFRVSSGLLEAGFLMAGFSNIMEVAVGADITADKEAKEFAERMKRGEKLMTTSCCSAYVRAVHIHVPDLDPCVSETRSPMHYAAELAKKKYPDCITVFIGPCLAKRREGFDDENVDYVITAEELTAFFSAKDIDLTKLTSVEKTEKPTSSARNFARTGGVADAVRLRLADDSIIKQDVINGLDIAGMNKLRHYGDIEAGRVKAGENDGNLVEVMSCCGGCIAGPCVISKINIANMQLDKYVKE from the coding sequence ATTATGAATATCAATAACAACGCAAACAATGTAAAACGTGAATTATTAGTAAGGCTTGCAAAATTACAGCTTGAAGGAAAACTCGACAGCCGTGAAATCAATAAGATTCCGACTTTGATGAGACCTGCAAGATCGACTCCAATCGGTTGTTGTATCCCTCATGACCGTGAACTTTTGCGGATGAGGATTCTTGCTAAAATGGGTATTTCTGTTGAAAATTACAACGATTTGAACGACCTTGACGAATATGCATCAGAAGCCTTAAAACGCGAAAAACCTACATGGCCAATGATCACAGTTTTGCATGAAGCGTGCAACGGTTGTGTTAAACAAAACTTTATGGTGACAAATGCATGCCAAGGATGTTTTGCACGCCCTTGTATGGTCAACTGTCCTAAAAAGGCAATTCACATTGTTCATCACGCCCATATAGATGCAGATAAATGCACTCATTGCGGTTTGTGTGAACAAAACTGCCCTTATCACGCAATCATAAGGATTACAGTTCCTTGCGAGGCGGCGTGCCCTGTCGGTGCAATTTCAAAAGGTGAAGACGGTCATGAAGTTATAGATTTTCATAAATGCATCTACTGCGGAAAGTGCATGCAAGAATGCCCGTTCGGAGCTATGATGGATAAAAGCCAGCTTGTAGATGTTATCAAACACATCATGAACGGAGAGAATGTTGTCGCTTTGTATGCACCTTCTATAGCGTCGCAATTCCGTGTAAGCTCCGGACTTCTTGAGGCAGGATTTTTGATGGCTGGTTTTTCAAATATAATGGAAGTTGCCGTGGGCGCCGATATCACAGCAGACAAAGAAGCCAAGGAATTTGCGGAACGAATGAAACGCGGAGAAAAACTCATGACAACGTCTTGTTGCTCAGCGTATGTTCGTGCCGTCCACATCCATGTACCAGATTTGGATCCCTGCGTTTCAGAGACAAGAAGCCCTATGCATTACGCTGCAGAATTGGCAAAGAAAAAATATCCCGACTGTATAACTGTCTTCATCGGACCATGCCTTGCAAAAAGGCGGGAAGGTTTTGACGATGAAAATGTTGACTATGTCATAACGGCTGAAGAACTTACAGCATTTTTTTCTGCAAAAGATATAGATTTGACAAAACTCACATCAGTTGAAAAAACTGAAAAACCGACATCGAGCGCCCGCAATTTTGCGAGAACAGGCGGCGTTGCAGATGCAGTTCGCCTGCGCTTGGCAGACGATTCTATTATAAAACAAGATGTAATCAACGGACTTGATATTGCTGGAATGAACAAGCTTAGGCATTACGGCGACATAGAGGCTGGCAGAGTCAAAGCCGGCGAAAACGACGGAAACCTTGTTGAAGTCATGTCTTGCTGCGGTGGGTGTATCGCAGGGCCTTGCGTAATATCTAAAATAAATATCGCAAATATGCAGCTAGATAAATACGTAAAAGAATAA
- a CDS encoding peptidoglycan bridge formation glycyltransferase FemA/FemB family protein: MFNIEAKLIDDTKHQNDGSFLQTPFWCDFKSRHGWSYRRFEISAYLPDIFAEDENQNCECNEKKSANSGKLCTKKRYEVAVLNRNFARGMFSIAYIPLFPKLLYECTPEEIIDKTFEEKDSETEDISVISENIVTPETQSIEFAHFLTEIAYSLKPLLPKNTIVIRFDPDVSFREPDDRDFFNYGIKMVAFADRLHLKKSKVDIQPPDSTLVDLCCTEEEIFSRMHSKWRYNIRLSEKKGVLIKRYFGDDPEITQKIDKFYQLTKETNARDGNSCHAKSYYLDLIKFSAERINSGKDVPLISLYIAEHDGDAIAGIMTLFSHDEAVYLYGASSNSKRNLMPNHFLQWTAIKDAKAYGSKYYDMYGIPPEGKDENHPMHGLYMFKANFGGKNIHRTGSWDVSLKIYYIFYSLMENLRAFWFKKIIKKLKGR, translated from the coding sequence ATGTTTAACATTGAAGCAAAACTGATTGACGATACAAAACATCAGAACGACGGCTCGTTTTTGCAGACACCTTTCTGGTGTGATTTTAAATCACGTCACGGTTGGTCATACAGACGTTTTGAAATATCTGCATATTTGCCTGATATTTTTGCAGAAGACGAAAATCAAAACTGCGAGTGCAACGAAAAAAAATCGGCAAATTCGGGCAAACTTTGCACCAAAAAAAGATATGAAGTCGCCGTATTAAATAGAAATTTTGCACGAGGAATGTTTTCGATAGCGTATATTCCGCTTTTTCCAAAGCTTTTGTACGAATGCACCCCGGAAGAAATAATAGACAAAACATTTGAAGAAAAAGATTCTGAAACGGAAGACATTTCTGTAATCAGCGAAAATATCGTGACACCCGAAACTCAGTCTATTGAGTTTGCGCATTTTTTGACAGAGATTGCATATTCTCTAAAACCTCTTCTTCCAAAAAACACAATTGTGATTCGTTTTGACCCTGATGTATCTTTTAGAGAGCCTGACGACCGTGATTTTTTTAATTATGGAATAAAAATGGTCGCCTTTGCAGACAGACTGCACCTAAAAAAAAGCAAAGTCGATATTCAGCCGCCCGATTCAACTCTTGTAGATTTGTGTTGCACTGAAGAAGAAATTTTCTCTCGAATGCACTCAAAATGGCGTTACAACATTCGTCTGAGTGAAAAAAAAGGAGTTTTGATTAAGCGTTATTTCGGCGATGATCCTGAAATCACTCAGAAAATTGATAAATTTTATCAGTTGACTAAGGAAACAAACGCACGAGATGGAAATTCCTGCCATGCAAAATCTTATTATCTTGATTTGATTAAATTTTCTGCGGAACGGATTAACAGCGGAAAAGACGTCCCTTTAATCAGCTTATATATCGCAGAGCACGACGGCGATGCAATTGCCGGCATTATGACTTTGTTCAGCCACGATGAAGCTGTTTACCTTTATGGAGCAAGCAGCAACTCAAAACGAAACTTGATGCCAAACCACTTTTTGCAGTGGACAGCTATAAAAGATGCAAAAGCATACGGTTCAAAATACTACGACATGTACGGAATCCCGCCGGAAGGAAAAGATGAAAATCATCCGATGCATGGGCTTTATATGTTCAAAGCAAATTTTGGTGGGAAAAATATTCACCGCACAGGAAGTTGGGACGTTTCTTTAAAAATTTATTACATTTTTTACAGTTTGATGGAAAATCTGCGTGCGTTCTGGTTTAAAAAAATTATAAAAAAATTGAAAGGCAGATAG
- a CDS encoding ATP-grasp domain-containing protein: MKIIFYSTNSNQSDSSLFKIDVLQKNDDFFLQFKQKYHKHDFICVTQEPKMFMPETLSVIVPKSCDYKEFAKRIIDLKPDIAIAMTFWVNPYDWLTINDALVGELLASAEIKTFCHCVETGLICFDKYRTRHALEKVAIDIPRGIFVDHDMYFCAGSHKEVVHNVYRESVFSQMKKLRLPIVIKDTSGLSSYGMTVVNTYGEFANYLNSKRNNSNRIAEEFIKGQQFGVEIYGIPGNYTVMPMFLFSVNQYGITSPKQSVKFGPFCVPKKLKEMLLKIATTLDFSGCAQIDLVFGEDGKWYVIEINPRLSGMSYTYSVLLNKSIFEMLYLSCVENEKIDFTKSKWFSEDGKLPKIINLKLPLIETNAMQKIIKIKGIKFLNQTNDLAAKQEREKGFCECIISGKDNEELLETVQKLRIIFPEDSIVQLAESMLKHARH, translated from the coding sequence ATGAAAATCATTTTTTACAGCACAAATTCAAACCAGTCAGATTCCTCTCTTTTTAAAATTGACGTTTTACAAAAAAATGATGATTTTTTTTTGCAATTCAAACAAAAGTATCATAAGCATGATTTTATATGCGTTACCCAAGAACCAAAAATGTTTATGCCTGAAACATTGTCTGTCATTGTCCCCAAATCTTGCGATTATAAAGAGTTTGCAAAGCGCATAATCGACTTAAAACCTGATATCGCAATCGCAATGACTTTTTGGGTAAATCCTTATGACTGGCTCACGATAAATGATGCCCTTGTCGGAGAATTGTTGGCTTCTGCAGAAATTAAAACTTTTTGTCACTGCGTTGAAACAGGCTTGATTTGTTTTGACAAATACAGAACGCGCCATGCTCTTGAAAAAGTTGCAATCGATATTCCTCGCGGCATTTTTGTAGATCACGATATGTATTTTTGCGCCGGAAGCCACAAGGAAGTTGTTCACAATGTTTATAGGGAAAGCGTATTTTCGCAGATGAAAAAATTGCGCCTTCCAATCGTCATAAAAGATACATCAGGGCTCAGCTCATACGGGATGACAGTCGTAAACACTTACGGTGAATTTGCAAATTATCTTAATTCAAAGCGGAACAATTCAAACAGAATTGCAGAAGAATTTATCAAGGGACAGCAATTCGGCGTTGAAATTTACGGAATTCCAGGAAATTATACTGTTATGCCGATGTTTTTATTCAGTGTAAATCAATATGGAATAACGAGTCCAAAGCAAAGCGTAAAATTCGGTCCATTTTGCGTGCCGAAAAAGCTCAAAGAAATGCTTCTAAAAATCGCCACCACTCTTGACTTTTCAGGCTGCGCCCAGATTGACCTTGTTTTCGGCGAAGATGGAAAATGGTATGTGATAGAGATAAATCCACGTCTGAGCGGGATGAGTTACACATATTCGGTTTTGCTCAATAAATCAATTTTTGAAATGCTTTATCTAAGCTGCGTAGAAAATGAAAAAATCGATTTTACAAAATCAAAATGGTTTTCAGAAGATGGAAAACTGCCAAAAATCATCAATTTAAAACTTCCCTTAATCGAAACAAACGCAATGCAAAAAATCATAAAAATTAAAGGTATAAAATTTTTGAATCAGACGAACGATTTAGCTGCGAAACAAGAGAGGGAAAAAGGTTTTTGTGAATGCATTATATCCGGCAAAGATAACGAAGAATTGCTGGAAACAGTACAAAAACTCCGCATTATTTTTCCGGAAGATTCTATAGTACAACTTGCTGAATCAATGCTGAAACACGCTCGTCATTGA
- a CDS encoding MoxR family ATPase, with amino-acid sequence MTKIQETSKKIRDEVCKVFKGDDDTVHKILACFFSGGHVLLEDVPGTGKTVLAKAIAKASGLSFSRIQCTPDLMPSDITGSSVWIPSENKFEFRAGPVQSSVLLVDELNRATPRTQSALLECMAEGQISVDGEKHVLPKPFFVICTENPVESEGTFPLPEAQKDRFMMCVSMGYPTEADEAEIITAQKCLTHPVENINAVVSKDDIISCMEEAVDIHVDEAVLKYLIDLTRETRKDSRIAAGVSPRGSVALYKACQAYAAIKGRGFVTPEDIKHLAKYVFRKRLILTTDSILKSFSVDNMISELIERVPLPDFKAHI; translated from the coding sequence ATGACTAAAATTCAAGAGACTTCAAAAAAAATTAGAGATGAAGTGTGCAAAGTTTTTAAAGGTGATGATGACACCGTACATAAAATCCTTGCATGTTTTTTTTCCGGCGGTCACGTACTTCTTGAGGATGTTCCTGGAACAGGAAAGACTGTCCTTGCAAAAGCGATTGCAAAAGCTTCAGGGCTTTCGTTTTCTCGCATTCAGTGCACGCCTGATTTAATGCCTTCTGATATAACAGGGAGTTCCGTATGGATTCCTTCTGAAAATAAATTTGAATTTCGGGCAGGTCCAGTTCAGTCATCTGTTCTTCTCGTAGATGAATTAAACCGCGCAACTCCGCGAACACAATCAGCCCTGCTCGAATGCATGGCCGAAGGTCAGATAAGCGTTGACGGAGAAAAACACGTTCTGCCTAAACCGTTTTTTGTAATCTGCACAGAAAATCCTGTTGAATCCGAAGGGACTTTTCCACTTCCTGAAGCTCAAAAAGATCGCTTTATGATGTGCGTTTCTATGGGATATCCGACAGAAGCAGACGAAGCAGAGATAATCACAGCACAAAAATGTCTTACTCATCCTGTTGAAAATATCAACGCAGTCGTATCAAAAGACGACATTATTTCATGCATGGAAGAAGCTGTAGATATCCACGTAGATGAAGCAGTTCTAAAATATTTAATCGATTTAACTCGTGAAACACGGAAAGATTCAAGGATTGCAGCAGGTGTTAGCCCGCGAGGTTCTGTAGCTCTTTACAAAGCGTGTCAGGCATACGCCGCAATCAAAGGCAGAGGATTTGTCACTCCTGAAGACATAAAGCACCTTGCAAAATATGTGTTCCGCAAGCGCCTTATTTTGACAACTGATTCGATTTTAAAGAGTTTCAGCGTAGACAATATGATATCTGAATTGATTGAACGCGTGCCGCTGCCTGATTTCAAAGCACATATATAA
- a CDS encoding helix-turn-helix domain-containing protein, whose product MAEEKNLDLLSFKQACEYLGFSRTFMYKLCREKKIPHVKLGRRLIFRKSDLFSWLGNQVCEVEA is encoded by the coding sequence ATGGCAGAAGAAAAAAACTTGGATTTACTTTCGTTTAAGCAGGCTTGTGAGTATCTGGGCTTTAGCCGGACTTTTATGTACAAGCTCTGCAGGGAGAAAAAGATTCCGCATGTGAAGCTTGGGCGTCGTTTGATTTTCAGAAAGTCGGATTTATTTTCCTGGCTTGGAAATCAGGTTTGTGAGGTGGAAGCATGA
- a CDS encoding phage terminase large subunit, translated as MRELFKPTAVQKKALKLLSSSAKHVLLFGGSRSGKTTVLVMAIIFRACRYPGSRHLICRFRAKDARSSVLHETFLPWLNKTIGASNYKANVHDGLITLWNGSEIWIGGLGDKEQVDRILGHEYVTIYFNEVSQISYSAITTAYSRLAMKVEGCKNKFFYDCNPCSPMHWAYKVFIRKIEPRTDEKLNKPELYASEVLNPMDNAENLDEDYISDILDNMPEKQRARFRDGLWVKPEGSVYEKFEESMILTRDQLPEEFDRFIGGQDFVLHIAAVKVGWVGETVYVVADFGGFNITTKTSVEQQQAKNWYDDCFVTYCDPAGGERIQEVPGGVKANNSVDAGIDYIIAKIERGQFFVCKDCTGVLGEIWDYSRDENNQIVKVNDHYMDAMHYAIFSAATSGVVLG; from the coding sequence ATGAGAGAGCTGTTTAAGCCGACGGCTGTTCAGAAAAAGGCCTTGAAGCTGCTTAGTTCTTCTGCGAAGCATGTTCTGCTTTTTGGCGGTTCGCGTTCGGGAAAAACTACGGTGCTTGTTATGGCCATTATTTTTCGTGCCTGCCGTTACCCGGGAAGCAGACATTTAATCTGCCGCTTTCGTGCAAAGGATGCAAGAAGCTCTGTTTTGCATGAGACTTTTCTTCCCTGGCTTAATAAGACAATTGGAGCTTCCAACTACAAGGCTAATGTACACGACGGACTTATAACGCTTTGGAACGGCTCTGAGATTTGGATTGGCGGACTTGGGGATAAGGAACAGGTAGACCGCATTCTTGGACACGAGTATGTGACTATTTACTTTAACGAAGTGAGCCAGATTTCTTATTCTGCAATTACTACTGCCTATTCGCGACTGGCGATGAAGGTTGAAGGCTGTAAGAATAAGTTTTTTTATGACTGTAACCCGTGCAGCCCTATGCACTGGGCTTACAAGGTGTTCATTCGAAAGATTGAACCGAGGACTGATGAGAAATTAAACAAGCCGGAGCTTTATGCTTCGGAAGTTTTAAACCCGATGGATAACGCTGAAAACCTTGATGAAGATTACATCAGCGACATTCTGGATAACATGCCGGAAAAACAGCGGGCCCGATTCCGTGATGGTCTTTGGGTAAAGCCTGAGGGCTCTGTTTATGAAAAGTTTGAAGAGTCAATGATCCTGACTCGGGACCAGCTGCCGGAAGAGTTTGACCGCTTTATAGGCGGTCAGGATTTTGTGCTTCATATTGCGGCGGTTAAGGTTGGCTGGGTTGGAGAGACTGTTTATGTTGTCGCTGATTTTGGCGGCTTTAATATTACGACTAAAACTTCTGTTGAGCAGCAGCAGGCTAAGAACTGGTATGATGACTGCTTTGTTACCTACTGTGACCCGGCCGGGGGTGAAAGAATTCAGGAAGTGCCTGGAGGTGTGAAAGCTAATAACTCTGTGGATGCAGGGATTGATTACATAATTGCAAAGATTGAACGCGGACAGTTTTTTGTTTGTAAAGACTGCACCGGTGTTCTTGGTGAAATATGGGATTATTCGCGTGATGAGAATAATCAGATTGTAAAAGTTAATGACCACTACATGGACGCTATGCATTATGCGATTTTCAGCGCAGCGACATCCGGGGTCGTTTTAGGTTGA